Part of the Syntrophobacterales bacterium genome, ACAAGGACTACTCTGCAATGTCGGCTGTAGCCGATTATCATAGGGGCATAATGTTTCCGGGTATTCCGTATTACAACGAGGCTGATTACTCCTGCACTCTTCCCGACGACATTACGGGATACTGGGCAGCCACCGTTGACCAGCATATTTGATTTGAAAGGAGAAAAAAAGATGAAAAAGAGCATGGCAGTTATTATGATTGGTATGATGTGTTTGGCGGCCCTGAGTGGCTGCACGGCGGCGTTGGTTAGAAATCTTGATCCAGCCTATAGAGAAACTAAACGGCAGGTAGAAAACACTCCGTCCTACGCGAACACCAAAGAAGCCAAGGAACTCTCCGTTCCGGAAGCATGGAAAGATGAGGCCATGAAGGACAAGGTACTGTTTGAGGGCCACAAGGTCGAAACGCCTGATGGCTCAGCGAAACGTATCAGGATGATGTATATTGATGGTTCCCGCGGGCATGTTCTTGTCGTCAGCCCTGGGAATAGCCGTCTGAAGCCTATCTACTCAATGTTTTGGGAAGACTGGAAAGATAATTCGGAAGAAATGAAGGGATTCGTCCTCTCCCATGACGGCGCAATGCTCCCTGTCGGAAACACAAAAGTTGCTGGCCTGTCGTTGCAGAAGGTATCTCCCACACTTGTTCGGGAAATTTTCCTGGGGGGAGATGAACCAGCTTTATGCCGTTCAGTTATGAACATGGATGATATCCCTGAAGAAGCACGCTATCAGTTAGGTCTGCCTCTCAAGGGAAATCCCGTGATAGGTGTCCTGAGTCTGGCGGCGTTGGCATTGCCGGGCGTTGGAATGGCAGTTGCTCCCGCACTCGCGGGTATAGGAGCAGCAGCGGCGGCGATTGGAACGGGAGCGGCGGCGGTAGCAGGACAGACAGCGGTAGGATTGGCGGCGAAGAGCACTGCAACCAATCAGAATGTCGCAACCAAAGAGGTATCCGACGGTGTATCAGCAGGGCTTCCTGTCTGCTATGATTTCAATCGGAAGGTAGAACAACCAAAGTGGTGACACAAAACACGAGATAAAAGGGGGGGGCTTCGGCCTCCCCCCTTTTTTTTCTCTCAGATGATTCGAATGATAATCAGAATGGCCATGAAAGATAGACACCGCCCCAAGGAAAGGGAATTTTTTGCTTGACATATGATAGCGTATGCACTATCTTTCACGCATGAAGAAAGCGCTTCTGGACAACCCGAACAATGTCGCCTTTGATGATCTGATCGCCCTATGCAGGCGGTATTTCGGAGAACCGAGAATCAGGGGAAGCCACTTCATATTCAAAACCCCCTGGCGTGGAGATCCCCGGATCAACCTACAGAGGGACGGAAAGACGGCCAAGCCGTATCAGGTAAGAGACGTAAAAAAGGCGCTGGAAAAGCTGGAGGCGAAACATGAAGAATAATACAAAATACACGTACCGCATCGCCTGGTCCGAGGAAGACGGATGCCATGTGGCCCGGTGCCTGGAGTTTCCGTCCCTGTCCGCCCATGGCGACACGGTGGAAGCCGCCCTGCGGGAGATCGAATTCGTTGTCATGGAATCCATCCGATGGCTGGAAGAGGATGGCGCCCCAGTCCCGGAGCCTTTCGGAATGAAGACATTTCGGGGTAATCTGACCTTGCGAGTCCCTGCGGAAAAGCACCGCGAGCTTGCCATCCGTTCGGCGGAGGAGGGCGTTTCCGTCAACCAGTTCATTTTATCCAGATTATGAATGTGCGCGAAGGTGGAAGCCATGCACATGTCCACGCTGTTGTCAACGCATACAAACGGACTGTTGCTCATCACGCCCCGTACTCTCAAGACAATGGCCCGGTACGGCATCGTAAGGATGGAAAAAGTACACCGAAATATCCGGCCAGTGGTCGAAGCGACCGACTTCACCGTTCAGTTCGGCTTGTACGGTTCTTCTCGTAGCGAACAGTGTGTGAACACCGCAAAAAATTAGGCGGAAACGGGGTCTTTGCGGTAAGTATATATTTAGGTATACATACAAGTCGCACATTTAAAAACAGTAGTCATTATAATGCGATATATTGCCTATTAAATCCCAGTACCGCCTACCATGAAAATCAAGGGGTTAGCCAACATTGGTTAGCCCCTTATTTTTGTTTGTGACCAAATTGTGACCGGTTGTCTGAAAAATGGTGTTTTCCAACCTGCAAGCGGCCTCCTGATTCTCGCCTTTCATCAAATGGGCGTAGACGTTCAAGGTACCAGTGGGGCTTGAATAGCTCATCTGTGTCTGAATATGCTTGACGTTCTCCCCTTGACCTATATTTCTGTATTCTTCGCACTACAGGGGACAAGTTTGGGTTCAAGCTGACTTCGATGCCTCTTTTTCCTCAGATTTCGGGGTTTTTTTGGTTTCCCGCTGTTCTCTGGCAATCTGATCCCGTATCTTCACCGGCCAGCATTCGTTCGGCATATCAACGCCCATCTGGTACAAAATCATTCCGGCCTTGTTCGTAATCTCCGAGTATGTGCGGTCCTTCGGTTTGTCTGCGGAAAACGAACACTCGATTCCCGCGATTTCGTCGAACAGAGAACGCATCGTGTATGTCCCGTTCAGTTTTTTCTCTTTCATCCGCTCACGAATCCAGCTCTCGAGCACCACGGTGAGAAACGTGACATATATATCTCCGTCCACTCCCTGGTCGTCGCTGTGCATCGGTCGGCTGTAGCGTTCCTTGAAGTTCTTGAACGAACACTCGATCATCATCCGCTGAGCATAGGCGTCAACCACTTCCCGTGTGCTGAGTGAACCGTCCGACAGTTAGGCGAAGTATCCGCACAGCGATCGTTCACGTTGTTCCTGATCCGTCCTGACCACGAACGAGGTGACTGTTCCCTGGCCATACACTTTCTCCTCCACTGCTG contains:
- a CDS encoding type II toxin-antitoxin system HicB family antitoxin, whose translation is MKNNTKYTYRIAWSEEDGCHVARCLEFPSLSAHGDTVEAALREIEFVVMESIRWLEEDGAPVPEPFGMKTFRGNLTLRVPAEKHRELAIRSAEEGVSVNQFILSRL